In a single window of the Bradyrhizobium sp. ORS 285 genome:
- the zigA gene encoding zinc metallochaperone GTPase ZigA: MRKLPVTVLSGFLGAGKTTLLNHILNNRQNLKVAVIVNDMSEVNIDADLVRDGGANLSRTDEQLIEMTNGCICCTLRDDLLKEVRALAESGRFDYLVIESTGISEPLPVAATFDFRDEHGMSLSDVAELDTMVTVVDAVNLLKDYGSSDFLAQRGEALDGDERALVDLLVEQIEFADVIVLNKIDDASAEQRDVARKIIRSLNPDADVVEASHSRVPLERVLATGRFDFARAQQHPAWYNELYGFADHAPETETYGVTSFVYRARRPFIPTRFNQFLREPWPGVIRAKGHFWLATRPQWLGEISQAGAIVRTSALGFWWASVPQKLWPEDPAWRARMLQRWDEVYGDRRQEIVFIGSNMDEGGLSARLDACLLPGKPAMDVAAWARLSDPFPVWRRADEAA; the protein is encoded by the coding sequence ATGCGCAAACTCCCCGTCACGGTCTTGTCCGGCTTCCTCGGGGCTGGGAAGACCACTTTGCTCAACCACATCCTGAACAACCGCCAGAATCTGAAGGTGGCGGTGATCGTGAACGACATGAGCGAGGTGAACATCGATGCGGATCTGGTTCGCGATGGCGGTGCCAATCTTTCGCGGACGGATGAGCAGCTGATCGAGATGACCAATGGCTGCATCTGCTGCACCTTGCGCGATGATCTTCTGAAGGAGGTCCGTGCCCTCGCCGAGAGCGGCCGCTTCGACTATCTGGTGATCGAGTCCACCGGGATTTCCGAGCCGCTGCCGGTCGCCGCGACCTTCGACTTCCGCGACGAGCACGGCATGAGCCTGTCTGACGTCGCTGAGCTCGACACGATGGTGACCGTCGTCGACGCGGTGAACCTGCTCAAGGACTACGGCTCCTCCGACTTCCTGGCCCAGCGCGGCGAAGCGCTGGACGGCGACGAGCGTGCGCTGGTCGATCTTCTGGTCGAGCAGATCGAATTCGCCGACGTGATCGTGCTGAACAAGATCGACGACGCCAGCGCCGAGCAGCGCGACGTGGCGCGCAAGATCATCCGCTCGCTCAATCCCGACGCCGATGTCGTCGAGGCGAGCCACAGCCGCGTGCCGCTCGAACGCGTGCTCGCGACCGGGCGGTTCGACTTCGCGCGCGCCCAGCAGCACCCGGCGTGGTACAATGAGCTTTACGGCTTCGCCGACCATGCGCCGGAGACCGAGACTTATGGCGTGACCAGCTTCGTCTATCGCGCCCGCCGGCCCTTCATTCCGACGCGCTTCAACCAGTTTCTGCGCGAGCCATGGCCGGGCGTGATCCGCGCCAAGGGTCATTTCTGGCTGGCGACGCGGCCGCAATGGCTCGGCGAGATCAGCCAGGCCGGCGCCATCGTGCGCACCAGCGCGCTCGGCTTCTGGTGGGCCTCCGTGCCGCAGAAGCTATGGCCGGAGGATCCGGCCTGGCGCGCGCGCATGCTGCAGCGCTGGGACGAGGTCTATGGCGACCGCCGCCAGGAGATCGTGTTCATCGGCAGCAACATGGACGAAGGCGGCTTGAGCGCGCGGCTCGACGCCTGCCTGCTGCCCGGCAAGCCCGCGATGGATGTCGCGGCGTGGGCGCGGCTGTCGGACCCGTTTCCGGTGTGGCGGCGCGCCGACGAGGCGGCCTGA
- a CDS encoding cupin domain-containing protein — protein sequence MSGSHDHAHDHSHSHDHAHDHGDERWKHDGVRVIPGNQLDGNVPSTPGMDRKAAINFARVGAQKLWAGTVTIKPDAKTGAHHHGHLESVIYVVKGRARMRWGDQLQFTAEAGPGDFIFVPPYVPHQEINASPDEVLECVLVRSDGEAVAINIDIEPVEKPETVLWVDPVHRDHAESKS from the coding sequence ATGTCAGGATCTCACGACCACGCGCACGACCATTCTCATTCTCATGATCATGCTCACGATCACGGCGACGAGCGCTGGAAGCACGACGGCGTCCGCGTCATCCCCGGTAATCAGCTCGACGGCAACGTGCCGTCGACACCGGGCATGGACCGCAAGGCCGCGATCAATTTCGCGCGCGTCGGTGCGCAGAAGCTGTGGGCAGGCACCGTCACGATCAAGCCGGACGCCAAGACCGGGGCGCATCATCACGGCCATCTCGAAAGCGTGATCTACGTGGTGAAGGGAAGAGCGCGGATGCGCTGGGGCGATCAGTTGCAATTCACCGCCGAGGCTGGTCCCGGCGACTTCATCTTCGTGCCGCCTTATGTGCCGCATCAGGAGATCAATGCCAGCCCCGACGAGGTGCTGGAATGCGTGCTGGTGCGCAGCGACGGCGAGGCCGTGGCGATCAACATCGACATCGAGCCGGTGGAGAAGCCGGAGACAGTGTTGTGGGTCGACCCGGTGCACCGCGATCACGCCGAGTCCAAATCCTGA
- a CDS encoding CsbD family protein → MGSTMDKIKGATNEAVGKAKQGIGEATGNDRLQGEGAVQEVKGKGQQALGDAKQATKDAVNTAAGAANKNL, encoded by the coding sequence ATGGGTTCGACCATGGACAAGATCAAAGGCGCGACCAACGAGGCCGTCGGCAAGGCCAAGCAGGGCATCGGCGAAGCGACCGGCAACGACCGTCTGCAGGGCGAAGGCGCCGTGCAGGAAGTGAAGGGCAAGGGCCAGCAGGCGCTCGGCGATGCCAAGCAGGCCACCAAGGACGCGGTGAACACCGCCGCCGGTGCCGCGAACAAGAACCTCTGA
- a CDS encoding FKBP-type peptidyl-prolyl cis-trans isomerase gives MRRPMTRRVALMAAVSAAAGAWLGSQRASAQTSSQPTGKTMTTPSGLQIIDTKEGTGATPTRGQTCVMHYTGWLYENGQKGKKFDSSVDRNEPFEFPIGMKRVIAGWDEGVATMKVGGKRTLIIPPELGYGARGAGGVIPPNATLMFDVELLGVK, from the coding sequence ATGCGGCGTCCGATGACGAGACGAGTTGCGCTGATGGCGGCGGTGTCAGCCGCGGCCGGCGCTTGGCTGGGCTCACAGCGAGCCTCGGCGCAGACCAGTTCCCAACCGACAGGAAAGACCATGACCACTCCCTCCGGACTGCAGATCATCGACACCAAGGAAGGCACCGGCGCGACACCGACCCGCGGCCAGACCTGCGTCATGCACTACACCGGCTGGCTGTATGAGAACGGCCAGAAGGGCAAGAAATTCGACTCCTCGGTCGACCGCAACGAGCCGTTCGAATTCCCGATCGGCATGAAGCGCGTCATCGCCGGCTGGGACGAGGGCGTCGCCACCATGAAGGTCGGCGGCAAGCGCACCCTGATCATCCCGCCCGAGCTCGGCTACGGCGCTCGCGGCGCCGGCGGCGTGATCCCGCCGAACGCGACGTTGATGTTCGATGTGGAATTGCTGGGTGTGAAGTAA
- the ggt gene encoding gamma-glutamyltransferase, whose translation MRSFHFPGRSTVHAQNGMIATSHPQAALAGIEVLRAGGTAADAAVAACALLGVIEPQSTGIGGDCFALVQPKGEGRIMAYNGSGRAPAAATVDWYLERKIHSVPLTSAHAVSVPGAIDAWARILHDHGRLGLDRLLQPAIRAAEDGYVVAPRVAFDWNNQFEKLKNGTNTARYFLPRGKAAVAGDVIRQPELAQTLRVIAKEGPKGFYTGAVAEDMVQTLRGIGGLHTLEDFANHQTEVTSPIGTTYKDYDVWQCPPNGPGITMLVMLNILSRFDLTRIDPLSVERFHLEAEAARIAYMMREQHIGDPEHMTTEVASILAKEFADEYISQISLEKLLDLPNVAPPMNPETVYITVVDRDRNVCSFINSIAHSFGSAIVSNETGVLLQNRAGGFRIQPGHPNCIGPGKRPLHTIIPALATKAGRAQMSFGVMGGQYQPVGQTRVLTNILDYGCDVQEAIDMARGLHYEGVYQLEDGVPADVVEGLQKIGHKTTKVVSPLGGGQAIWIDWDKGTLTGGSDPRKDGCALGY comes from the coding sequence ATGAGAAGCTTCCATTTCCCCGGCAGGTCCACGGTCCACGCCCAGAACGGAATGATCGCCACCTCTCACCCCCAGGCGGCGCTGGCCGGCATTGAGGTGCTGCGCGCCGGTGGTACCGCGGCCGACGCGGCGGTGGCAGCCTGCGCGCTGCTCGGCGTCATCGAGCCGCAATCGACCGGCATCGGCGGCGACTGCTTTGCGCTGGTCCAGCCCAAGGGCGAGGGGCGGATCATGGCCTATAACGGCTCCGGCCGGGCGCCGGCCGCGGCCACCGTCGACTGGTATCTCGAGCGCAAGATCCATTCGGTGCCGCTGACCTCGGCTCACGCCGTCTCGGTGCCCGGTGCGATCGACGCCTGGGCCCGCATCCTGCACGACCATGGCCGGCTCGGCCTCGACCGCCTGCTGCAACCGGCGATCCGCGCCGCCGAGGACGGCTATGTGGTGGCGCCGCGCGTCGCCTTCGACTGGAACAATCAGTTCGAGAAGCTCAAGAACGGCACCAACACCGCGCGCTACTTTTTGCCGCGTGGCAAGGCCGCCGTCGCCGGCGACGTGATCCGCCAGCCGGAGCTGGCGCAGACACTGCGCGTCATCGCCAAGGAAGGGCCGAAGGGCTTCTACACCGGCGCCGTCGCTGAGGACATGGTGCAGACCTTGCGCGGCATCGGCGGCCTGCACACGCTGGAGGATTTCGCCAACCACCAGACCGAGGTGACCTCGCCGATCGGCACCACCTACAAGGACTACGACGTCTGGCAGTGCCCGCCGAACGGGCCGGGCATCACCATGCTGGTGATGCTGAACATCCTCTCACGCTTCGACCTCACGCGCATCGATCCGCTCAGCGTCGAGCGCTTCCACCTGGAAGCCGAGGCCGCGCGCATCGCCTACATGATGCGCGAGCAGCACATCGGCGATCCCGAGCACATGACCACCGAAGTCGCGAGCATCCTCGCCAAGGAGTTCGCCGACGAATACATCTCGCAGATCAGCCTGGAGAAGCTGCTCGATCTGCCGAACGTCGCGCCGCCGATGAACCCGGAAACGGTCTACATCACGGTGGTCGACCGTGACCGTAACGTCTGCTCCTTCATCAACTCGATCGCGCATTCGTTCGGCTCGGCGATCGTCTCCAACGAGACCGGCGTGCTGCTGCAGAACCGCGCCGGCGGATTCCGTATCCAGCCCGGCCATCCGAACTGCATCGGCCCGGGCAAGCGTCCGCTGCACACCATCATCCCGGCGCTCGCCACCAAGGCCGGTCGCGCGCAGATGTCGTTCGGCGTGATGGGCGGCCAGTATCAGCCGGTCGGCCAGACCCGCGTGCTGACCAACATCCTCGACTATGGCTGCGACGTGCAGGAAGCGATCGATATGGCGCGTGGCCTGCATTACGAGGGCGTCTATCAGCTCGAGGACGGCGTGCCGGCCGACGTCGTCGAGGGTCTGCAGAAGATCGGCCACAAGACCACCAAGGTGGTGTCGCCGCTCGGCGGCGGCCAGGCGATCTGGATCGACTGGGACAAGGGCACGCTCACCGGCGGCTCCGACCCGCGCAAGGACGGCTGCGCGCTGGGGTATTGA
- a CDS encoding rhodanese-related sulfurtransferase, with protein MTLAVAAFYQFVALPDFRDLRAPLQAFCATRGIKGSILLAEEGINGTVAGTNEAIDALVTEFGQGELFAGRLDNLELKFSTATAMPFQRLKVRLKREIVTLGDPAADPTRQVGTYVSPADWNALISAPDTLVLDTRNAFEVAMGTFEGAVDPRLHSFGEFKDFAARELDPARHKRIAMFCTGGIRCEKASALLLARGFAEVYHLKGGILKYLEEIPEAESRWRGGCFVFDERVALGHGLRQQPGAVEPGNVEGTRDEQL; from the coding sequence ATGACCCTCGCCGTCGCCGCCTTCTATCAGTTCGTTGCCCTGCCCGATTTTCGCGACCTGCGCGCGCCGCTCCAGGCGTTCTGCGCCACCCGCGGGATCAAGGGCAGCATCCTGCTGGCCGAGGAAGGCATCAACGGCACAGTCGCCGGCACGAACGAGGCGATCGACGCACTGGTCACCGAGTTTGGCCAGGGCGAACTGTTCGCAGGACGTCTCGACAATCTGGAGCTGAAATTCTCGACCGCCACAGCAATGCCGTTCCAGCGCCTCAAGGTCCGGCTGAAGCGGGAGATCGTGACGCTCGGCGACCCCGCCGCCGATCCCACGCGACAGGTCGGGACCTATGTCAGTCCCGCCGATTGGAACGCGCTGATCTCAGCGCCCGATACGCTGGTGCTCGATACCCGCAATGCGTTCGAGGTCGCGATGGGCACGTTCGAAGGCGCCGTCGATCCCCGCCTGCACAGCTTTGGCGAGTTCAAGGACTTTGCCGCCCGGGAGCTCGATCCCGCCAGGCACAAGCGGATCGCGATGTTCTGCACCGGCGGCATCCGATGCGAAAAAGCGAGCGCGCTGCTGCTGGCGCGCGGCTTCGCCGAGGTCTACCACCTCAAGGGGGGCATCCTGAAATATCTCGAGGAGATTCCGGAGGCCGAGAGCCGCTGGCGCGGCGGCTGCTTCGTGTTCGACGAACGCGTCGCGCTCGGCCATGGCCTGCGGCAGCAGCCCGGTGCCGTCGAGCCGGGCAATGTGGAGGGCACGCGCGATGAGCAACTCTGA
- a CDS encoding SlyX family protein — protein sequence MSNSEPSNEDVGERIDRLEMRLTFQDDTIETLNQTITAQWREIDALKRQIARLVEQLEDAQGNAEGPRNEPPPHY from the coding sequence ATGAGCAACTCTGAGCCGTCGAATGAAGACGTCGGGGAGCGGATCGACCGGCTCGAGATGCGGCTGACGTTCCAGGACGACACGATCGAGACGCTGAACCAGACCATCACCGCACAGTGGCGCGAGATCGACGCGTTGAAGCGCCAGATTGCGCGGCTCGTCGAACAGCTGGAGGACGCGCAGGGCAACGCCGAGGGGCCGCGCAATGAGCCGCCGCCGCATTATTGA
- a CDS encoding diguanylate cyclase gives MDVIATTVDRTRLPVWAAAGLALVCGAILAFSGWTEWASRSSEMRNAEIDLGNLARSLTQHVEDTFELADSLMRGVVTALETDDGKPGAIARLQTILKSRKASLGRIRGVFAYDENGDWLATTEDVTLTNYNNSDRDYFAHHRISADRSLLIGRPVQSKSGGQWVITLSRRWNHADGRFGGVVLATVDVAYFAQFYRQFDVGQHGSISLLSRDGVVLADNSEPDPKKLGGPIVEAIPYHPASGALSFRRFGEKSERIGFYQHAQRYPFLILVTRTEADVLTAWKRDAIVRISVLMCLVALVIAIGIFLVKQLLQRQQLAAALAAKEENFRLLAEGSSDIVTRIELDECIGYVSPSTMRVLGWHPSQLLGKRALSGVNPQDRPQLQEMLDQIKKGMVDEARATYRMRRRDKSEIWVEATIRATRQPDGTLDGFVAVTRDVTQQKTLQGRLETLAIEDGLTGLANRRRFDERLLEEWGRAYREKTSLALLMIDIDHFKAFNDTYGHPAGDECLHTVAGILADEALRSSDLVARYGGEEFAILLPNTDATGCARLGERIRRALHGARIVHDHNPPGFVTASIGAAVCRPGFERSAGPASLIEAADRALYAAKDGGRDRMVMAGEVIDLPSSKAPATVPA, from the coding sequence ATGGACGTTATTGCGACCACAGTCGATCGAACCCGCTTGCCCGTGTGGGCGGCAGCAGGGCTTGCGCTCGTCTGCGGCGCCATCCTGGCCTTCAGCGGATGGACCGAGTGGGCCTCGCGAAGCTCGGAGATGCGCAATGCCGAGATCGATCTCGGCAATCTCGCGCGCTCCCTCACCCAGCATGTCGAGGACACCTTCGAGCTTGCCGATTCCTTGATGCGCGGCGTCGTCACGGCCCTGGAGACCGATGACGGCAAGCCCGGTGCGATCGCTCGCCTGCAAACCATCCTGAAGTCCCGCAAGGCCAGCCTTGGCCGCATCCGCGGCGTCTTCGCCTATGACGAGAATGGCGACTGGCTTGCGACCACCGAGGACGTCACGCTCACCAACTACAACAATTCCGATCGCGACTACTTCGCTCACCACCGCATATCGGCGGATCGCTCGCTGCTGATCGGACGCCCGGTGCAGAGCAAGTCCGGCGGCCAGTGGGTGATCACGCTCTCCCGTCGCTGGAATCATGCCGACGGCCGCTTCGGCGGAGTCGTTCTCGCCACCGTCGACGTCGCTTATTTCGCCCAGTTCTATCGCCAGTTCGATGTGGGGCAGCACGGCTCGATAAGTCTGTTGAGCCGGGATGGCGTGGTGCTCGCCGACAACTCCGAGCCGGATCCGAAAAAACTGGGCGGTCCAATTGTCGAGGCGATTCCCTATCACCCCGCATCGGGCGCGCTGTCGTTCCGCCGCTTCGGCGAGAAATCCGAGCGCATCGGATTCTATCAGCATGCCCAGCGCTATCCGTTCCTCATCCTGGTCACGCGCACGGAGGCGGATGTCCTCACCGCGTGGAAACGCGATGCGATCGTCCGAATCTCGGTGTTGATGTGTCTCGTCGCGCTGGTGATCGCCATCGGGATCTTCCTCGTGAAGCAGCTGCTGCAACGTCAGCAATTGGCCGCGGCGCTGGCCGCCAAGGAAGAAAACTTCCGGCTGCTCGCCGAAGGCTCCAGCGACATCGTGACGCGCATCGAGCTGGACGAATGCATCGGCTACGTCTCGCCTTCGACGATGCGCGTACTGGGCTGGCATCCGTCGCAGCTCCTCGGCAAGCGTGCGCTCTCCGGCGTCAATCCGCAGGATCGGCCGCAGCTGCAGGAGATGCTCGACCAGATCAAGAAGGGCATGGTCGACGAGGCGCGCGCGACCTACCGCATGCGCCGGCGCGACAAATCGGAGATCTGGGTCGAGGCGACCATCCGCGCCACGCGTCAGCCCGACGGCACGCTCGACGGCTTCGTCGCGGTCACCCGCGACGTCACCCAGCAGAAGACGCTGCAGGGCCGGCTGGAGACGCTTGCGATCGAGGATGGTCTCACCGGCCTCGCCAACCGCCGCCGGTTCGATGAGCGGTTGCTGGAGGAGTGGGGCAGGGCATATCGCGAAAAGACCTCGCTGGCGCTGCTGATGATCGACATCGACCACTTCAAGGCCTTCAACGACACCTACGGCCATCCGGCCGGCGACGAATGCCTGCACACGGTGGCCGGCATTCTCGCCGACGAGGCGCTGCGCAGCTCCGATCTCGTCGCCCGCTATGGCGGCGAGGAGTTCGCAATCCTGCTGCCGAACACCGATGCCACGGGATGCGCGCGGCTCGGCGAGCGCATCCGGCGGGCGCTGCACGGCGCTCGGATCGTCCACGACCACAATCCGCCGGGCTTCGTCACGGCGAGCATCGGTGCGGCGGTCTGCCGGCCCGGCTTCGAACGGTCCGCGGGTCCGGCCTCGCTGATCGAAGCCGCGGACCGCGCGCTCTACGCGGCGAAAGATGGCGGCCGTGACCGGATGGTCATGGCGGGCGAGGTGATTGATCTGCCCTCCAGCAAGGCGCCGGCGACCGTTCCGGCCTGA
- the hemE gene encoding uroporphyrinogen decarboxylase: MNKPFIDVLAGQRQSVPPIWMMRQAGRYLPEYREVRAKAGGFLDLCFNPELAAEVTLQPIRRFGFDAAIIFSDILVIPHALGRSVRFAVGEGPRLDPLDTREKIATLSGEADLSKLEAVFEALRRVRAELPQSTALIGFCGAPWTVATYMVAGQGTPDQAPARLLAYRHPDAFQTIIDALVDSSIAYLLRQLDAGADALQIFDTWAGVLSPREFARWSVAPTRRIVEGVRRVRPDAKIIGFPRGAGALLPGYVAETGVDAVSIDWTAEPGLVRERVQNKVAVQGNLDPLALITGGAALDQAVDDVLASYAGGRHIFNLGHGITPETPIAHVEQMLARVRAYKG; the protein is encoded by the coding sequence GTGAACAAGCCTTTCATCGACGTGCTGGCCGGCCAGCGGCAGAGCGTGCCGCCGATCTGGATGATGCGGCAGGCCGGCCGCTATCTGCCGGAATACCGCGAGGTCCGCGCCAAGGCCGGCGGCTTCCTCGACCTCTGCTTCAACCCGGAGCTCGCCGCTGAAGTGACCCTGCAGCCGATCCGCCGCTTCGGCTTCGATGCCGCGATCATCTTCTCCGACATCCTGGTGATCCCGCACGCGCTCGGACGCAGCGTCCGCTTCGCGGTCGGCGAAGGCCCTCGACTGGATCCGCTCGACACGCGGGAGAAGATCGCAACGCTGTCCGGCGAGGCAGATCTGTCAAAGCTCGAGGCCGTGTTCGAGGCGCTGCGCCGCGTCCGCGCCGAGCTGCCGCAGAGCACCGCGCTGATCGGCTTTTGCGGCGCGCCGTGGACGGTCGCGACCTACATGGTCGCCGGCCAGGGCACGCCCGACCAGGCCCCGGCCCGGCTGCTCGCCTATCGGCATCCCGACGCCTTCCAGACAATCATCGACGCGCTGGTCGACAGCTCCATCGCCTATCTGCTGAGGCAGCTCGATGCGGGCGCCGACGCCTTACAGATTTTCGACACCTGGGCCGGCGTGCTGTCGCCGCGCGAGTTCGCGCGCTGGTCGGTCGCGCCGACGCGGCGCATCGTCGAGGGCGTGCGCAGGGTGCGTCCGGATGCCAAGATCATCGGCTTTCCGCGCGGCGCCGGCGCGCTGCTGCCGGGCTACGTCGCCGAGACCGGCGTCGACGCCGTCAGCATCGACTGGACGGCCGAGCCTGGCCTGGTGCGCGAGCGGGTGCAGAACAAGGTCGCGGTGCAGGGCAATCTCGATCCGCTGGCGCTGATCACCGGCGGCGCGGCGCTCGACCAGGCGGTCGACGACGTGCTGGCGAGCTATGCCGGCGGCCGCCACATCTTCAATCTCGGCCACGGCATCACGCCGGAAACGCCCATCGCCCATGTCGAGCAGATGCTGGCGCGGGTGCGCGCCTACAAGGGATGA
- the hemC gene encoding hydroxymethylbilane synthase — MALAQTEEIARRLQAAIPSLDIEIVKFETTGDSDQTSKLLTHGGKGGAFVAEIRRAMLDGKLHAAMHSLKDMPGNEETPGLVIAALLSRDPPGDVLVLRQGLSLDDFRKDGGRGFKIGTNAVRRAAYARRLFPNAELIHFRGAADTRIRKLDNGELQRLPDGGAVGPADALIMARSGLERVGLSERASYEFPAADMLPAAGQGIVAVECPAADFETRRILAAIDDPGARACADAEREVLWVLNGHCNSPIAGFSTIENGQMTLTASVLDEDGGHFIEAQRVGPADRPRELGRAVGLELLGNGAAALIERSRPR; from the coding sequence ATGGCCCTGGCGCAGACGGAGGAGATCGCCCGCCGGCTGCAGGCGGCCATCCCGTCGCTCGACATCGAGATCGTCAAGTTCGAGACGACGGGTGATTCCGACCAGACCAGCAAGCTGCTGACCCATGGCGGCAAGGGCGGCGCCTTCGTCGCCGAGATCCGGCGGGCCATGCTGGATGGCAAGCTGCATGCGGCGATGCATTCGCTGAAGGACATGCCGGGCAATGAGGAGACGCCGGGCCTCGTCATCGCGGCGCTGCTGTCGCGTGATCCGCCGGGCGACGTGCTGGTGCTGCGGCAGGGGTTGTCGCTGGACGACTTTCGCAAGGACGGTGGCCGGGGTTTCAAGATCGGCACCAATGCGGTGCGCCGGGCGGCCTATGCGCGCAGACTGTTTCCGAACGCCGAGCTGATCCATTTCCGCGGCGCGGCCGACACCCGCATCCGCAAGCTCGACAATGGCGAGCTGCAGCGACTGCCGGATGGCGGCGCGGTGGGCCCGGCGGATGCGCTGATCATGGCGCGGTCCGGACTGGAGCGCGTGGGTTTGTCGGAGCGCGCGTCCTACGAATTCCCCGCAGCCGACATGCTGCCGGCGGCCGGGCAGGGCATCGTCGCCGTCGAATGCCCAGCGGCCGACTTCGAGACGCGGCGCATCCTGGCCGCCATCGATGACCCCGGTGCGCGGGCCTGCGCGGATGCCGAGCGCGAGGTGCTGTGGGTGCTGAACGGCCACTGCAACTCGCCGATCGCGGGCTTTTCGACCATCGAGAACGGTCAGATGACCTTGACGGCGTCGGTGCTCGACGAAGATGGCGGCCACTTCATCGAGGCCCAGCGCGTAGGTCCCGCTGATCGTCCGCGCGAGCTCGGCCGTGCGGTCGGGCTCGAACTGCTGGGCAACGGCGCGGCGGCGCTGATCGAGCGCAGCCGGCCGCGTTAG
- a CDS encoding GMC family oxidoreductase produces the protein MEGSVASDDADLEFDYVVVGAGSAGCVLANRLSSDGKHKVLLLEAGPKDTNIWIHVPLGYGKLFKEKTVNWMYQTEPEPGLDGRSVFQPRGKVLGGSSSINGLLYVRGQHEDYDRWRQRGNVGWGYDDVLPYFKRAENQSRGGDDYHGVGGPLPVSDWRHDDPLSEAFVKAAVEAGLPFNADFNGASQEGVGFFQTTTRRGRRASSAVSYLRPALGRSNLHVETDALAQRILFEGRRASGITFSQRGRLRTARARKEILVSSGAYNSPQLLQLSGVGPGELLRQHGIDVVLDAPGVGSDLQDHLQVRIVMRCSQRITLNDIVNHPVRKVLAGARYAAFRKGPLTIAAGTAGAFFKTDPRLASPDIQIHFIPFSTDKMGEKLHTFSGFTASVCQLRPESRGSLRIRSADPVTPPEIRINYLASETDRRANIDGLRILRKILAAPALRPYVSDEAFPGPKVVSDDDILAYCRQTGSTIYHPTSTCRMGTDALAVVDQRLRVRGVDGLRVVDASIMPDLVSGNTNAPVIMIAEKASDMILQDAR, from the coding sequence ATGGAAGGCAGCGTGGCGTCTGATGACGCGGACCTGGAGTTCGACTACGTGGTGGTGGGTGCCGGCTCGGCCGGCTGTGTTCTCGCCAACCGGCTCAGCAGCGACGGTAAGCACAAGGTGCTGCTGCTCGAGGCCGGCCCGAAGGACACCAACATCTGGATCCACGTTCCGCTCGGCTACGGCAAGCTGTTCAAGGAAAAGACTGTCAACTGGATGTATCAGACCGAGCCCGAGCCCGGTCTCGACGGCCGCTCCGTGTTCCAGCCGCGCGGCAAGGTGCTGGGCGGCTCGAGCTCGATCAACGGCCTGCTCTATGTCCGCGGCCAGCACGAGGACTACGACCGCTGGCGGCAGCGCGGCAATGTCGGCTGGGGCTATGACGACGTGCTGCCCTATTTCAAGCGTGCGGAAAATCAGTCGCGCGGCGGCGATGACTATCACGGCGTCGGCGGGCCGTTGCCGGTGTCCGACTGGCGCCACGATGACCCGCTCTCGGAGGCCTTCGTGAAGGCGGCGGTCGAGGCCGGCCTGCCGTTCAACGCCGATTTCAATGGCGCGAGTCAGGAGGGCGTCGGCTTTTTCCAGACCACGACGCGGCGCGGCCGCCGCGCCAGCAGTGCGGTGTCTTATCTGCGACCGGCTCTCGGTCGCAGCAACCTCCACGTCGAGACCGACGCGCTGGCCCAGCGTATCCTGTTCGAGGGACGCCGGGCGTCCGGGATCACGTTCAGCCAGCGCGGACGGCTGCGGACAGCGCGGGCCCGCAAGGAGATCCTCGTATCGAGTGGCGCCTACAATTCGCCGCAGCTGCTGCAATTGTCCGGGGTCGGTCCTGGTGAACTGCTGCGGCAGCACGGCATCGATGTGGTGCTCGACGCCCCGGGAGTCGGCAGCGACTTGCAGGACCACCTTCAGGTGCGCATCGTGATGCGCTGCAGTCAGCGCATCACGCTCAACGACATCGTCAATCATCCCGTGCGCAAGGTGCTGGCCGGCGCGCGCTATGCCGCCTTCCGCAAGGGACCGCTGACGATCGCGGCCGGCACGGCCGGGGCCTTCTTCAAGACCGACCCTCGGCTCGCAAGCCCGGACATCCAGATCCATTTCATCCCGTTCTCGACCGACAAGATGGGCGAGAAGCTGCACACCTTTTCCGGCTTCACGGCCTCGGTGTGCCAGCTCAGGCCGGAAAGCCGGGGCTCGCTGCGGATCAGGAGTGCCGACCCGGTAACGCCGCCCGAGATCCGGATCAATTATCTGGCGAGCGAGACTGACCGGCGGGCCAATATCGACGGTCTGCGCATCTTGCGGAAAATCCTGGCGGCGCCGGCCTTGAGGCCGTATGTCTCGGATGAAGCCTTTCCGGGACCCAAGGTCGTGAGCGACGACGACATCCTGGCCTATTGCCGGCAGACCGGCAGCACGATCTATCATCCGACCTCGACCTGCCGGATGGGGACGGATGCTCTGGCCGTGGTCGATCAGCGCCTGCGCGTGCGCGGCGTCGATGGCCTGCGCGTCGTCGATGCCTCGATCATGCCGGACCTGGTTTCGGGCAACACCAATGCGCCGGTCATCATGATCGCGGAGAAGGCCTCCGACATGATCTTGCAGGACGCGCGCTGA